In Hemiscyllium ocellatum isolate sHemOce1 chromosome 20, sHemOce1.pat.X.cur, whole genome shotgun sequence, one genomic interval encodes:
- the LOC132825381 gene encoding parvalbumin, thymic CPV3-like isoform X1 produces the protein MCSPKVAWASIATWGNNVPIKLKLSIIISFTMEITDVLSVADISTALKECQANNSFDCKKFFMTCGLSKKSAEDIRKVFRAIDDDDSGFIEEDELKYFLQRFSAGARVLNDKETKTFMDGGDKDGDGRLGTDEFVDLVLS, from the exons ATGTGTTCCCCCAAAGTAGCATGGGCAAGCATTGCAACTTGGGGTAATAACGTTCCCATTAAGCTGAAACTGTCGATTATAAT CAGTTTCACAATGGAAATCACTGACGTTCTGTCTGTTGCTGACATTTCCACCGCTTTAAAGGAATGCCAAG CCAATAACTCCTTCGACTGCAAGAAATTCTTTATGACTTGCGGTCTATCTAAAAAATCCGCCGAAGACATCAGGAAAGTTTTCCGAGCTATTGATGATGATGACAGTGGGTTCATCGAAGAAGATGAATTAAA GTATTTCCTGCAGAGGTTCTCTGCTGGAGCTAGGGTGCTGAATGACAAGGAGACCAAGACATTCATGGATGGAGGAGATAAAGATGGCGATGGAAGACTTGGTACTGATG AATTTGTCGATCTGGTACTCTCATAG
- the LOC132825381 gene encoding parvalbumin, thymic CPV3-like isoform X2, protein MCSPKVAWASIATWGNNVPIKLKLSIIIFTMEITDVLSVADISTALKECQANNSFDCKKFFMTCGLSKKSAEDIRKVFRAIDDDDSGFIEEDELKYFLQRFSAGARVLNDKETKTFMDGGDKDGDGRLGTDEFVDLVLS, encoded by the exons ATGTGTTCCCCCAAAGTAGCATGGGCAAGCATTGCAACTTGGGGTAATAACGTTCCCATTAAGCTGAAACTGTCGATTATAAT TTTCACAATGGAAATCACTGACGTTCTGTCTGTTGCTGACATTTCCACCGCTTTAAAGGAATGCCAAG CCAATAACTCCTTCGACTGCAAGAAATTCTTTATGACTTGCGGTCTATCTAAAAAATCCGCCGAAGACATCAGGAAAGTTTTCCGAGCTATTGATGATGATGACAGTGGGTTCATCGAAGAAGATGAATTAAA GTATTTCCTGCAGAGGTTCTCTGCTGGAGCTAGGGTGCTGAATGACAAGGAGACCAAGACATTCATGGATGGAGGAGATAAAGATGGCGATGGAAGACTTGGTACTGATG AATTTGTCGATCTGGTACTCTCATAG
- the LOC132825381 gene encoding parvalbumin, thymic CPV3-like isoform X4 — protein sequence MGKHCNLGFTMEITDVLSVADISTALKECQANNSFDCKKFFMTCGLSKKSAEDIRKVFRAIDDDDSGFIEEDELKYFLQRFSAGARVLNDKETKTFMDGGDKDGDGRLGTDEFVDLVLS from the exons ATGGGCAAGCATTGCAACTTGGG TTTCACAATGGAAATCACTGACGTTCTGTCTGTTGCTGACATTTCCACCGCTTTAAAGGAATGCCAAG CCAATAACTCCTTCGACTGCAAGAAATTCTTTATGACTTGCGGTCTATCTAAAAAATCCGCCGAAGACATCAGGAAAGTTTTCCGAGCTATTGATGATGATGACAGTGGGTTCATCGAAGAAGATGAATTAAA GTATTTCCTGCAGAGGTTCTCTGCTGGAGCTAGGGTGCTGAATGACAAGGAGACCAAGACATTCATGGATGGAGGAGATAAAGATGGCGATGGAAGACTTGGTACTGATG AATTTGTCGATCTGGTACTCTCATAG
- the LOC132825381 gene encoding parvalbumin, thymic CPV3-like isoform X3 — MGKHCNLGSFTMEITDVLSVADISTALKECQANNSFDCKKFFMTCGLSKKSAEDIRKVFRAIDDDDSGFIEEDELKYFLQRFSAGARVLNDKETKTFMDGGDKDGDGRLGTDEFVDLVLS, encoded by the exons ATGGGCAAGCATTGCAACTTGGG CAGTTTCACAATGGAAATCACTGACGTTCTGTCTGTTGCTGACATTTCCACCGCTTTAAAGGAATGCCAAG CCAATAACTCCTTCGACTGCAAGAAATTCTTTATGACTTGCGGTCTATCTAAAAAATCCGCCGAAGACATCAGGAAAGTTTTCCGAGCTATTGATGATGATGACAGTGGGTTCATCGAAGAAGATGAATTAAA GTATTTCCTGCAGAGGTTCTCTGCTGGAGCTAGGGTGCTGAATGACAAGGAGACCAAGACATTCATGGATGGAGGAGATAAAGATGGCGATGGAAGACTTGGTACTGATG AATTTGTCGATCTGGTACTCTCATAG
- the LOC132825381 gene encoding parvalbumin, thymic CPV3-like isoform X5, with amino-acid sequence MEITDVLSVADISTALKECQANNSFDCKKFFMTCGLSKKSAEDIRKVFRAIDDDDSGFIEEDELKYFLQRFSAGARVLNDKETKTFMDGGDKDGDGRLGTDEFVDLVLS; translated from the exons ATGGAAATCACTGACGTTCTGTCTGTTGCTGACATTTCCACCGCTTTAAAGGAATGCCAAG CCAATAACTCCTTCGACTGCAAGAAATTCTTTATGACTTGCGGTCTATCTAAAAAATCCGCCGAAGACATCAGGAAAGTTTTCCGAGCTATTGATGATGATGACAGTGGGTTCATCGAAGAAGATGAATTAAA GTATTTCCTGCAGAGGTTCTCTGCTGGAGCTAGGGTGCTGAATGACAAGGAGACCAAGACATTCATGGATGGAGGAGATAAAGATGGCGATGGAAGACTTGGTACTGATG AATTTGTCGATCTGGTACTCTCATAG